The Streptomyces fungicidicus nucleotide sequence GAAGGGGGCGCGGGCCGGCACCCCGCGCGCGCCGTCGCCGGTGACGACGGCCGGACGGTGCCCCGCGGCGTCGAGGTGGCGGCGGGCCGACTCGGTGATGTCCGGGTCCAGGTCGACCGTGGTGACCAGGTCGTCGTCGCCGAGCCGGTGGGCGAGGAGGGCGGCGTTGTAGCCGCTGCCGGTGCCGATCTCCAGGACCTTCTGTCCGTCCCGGAGCCCGAGGCCGGCCAGCATCAGCGCCATCAGGGAGGGCTGGCTGCTGGAGGAGAGCAGCTCGCCGTCGCGCAGCCGGATCGCCAGCGGGGTGTCCTCGTACGCGCCGCGCAGCCAGCGCTCGCGGGCGGCGGGGTCGGGGCTCTCGCCCCACCGTCGTTCGTAGCCGCCGACGACGCCCACGTAGTAGTACGGCACGAAGAGGTGGCGGGGCACGGCGGCGAACGCCTCCCGCCAGACCGGGTCGGCGTCGAACGCCCCGCTGGCGTCGATCTCGCGCACCAGCCCCGCCCGCGCCGAGGCGGCGAGGCCGTCGCGTGTGTCAGGCTCCTGCCCGCCCATGCGTCCACAGTACTTAGGCCTCGAGTCCTACGCCGTCCCGTCTGAGACCATGGACGGCGTGACAGAGATTCGGCGCGGCACGCTTCAGGAGCAGACGTTCTACGAGCAGGTCGGCGGGGAGGAGACCTTCCGCCGGCTGGTCCACCGTTTCTACGAGGGAGTGGCCGGGGATCCGCTGCTGCGGCCCATGTACCCCGAGGAGGACCTGGGCCCGGCGGAGGAGCGTCTGGTGCTCTTCCTCATGCAGTACTGGGGCGGTCCCACCACGTACAGCGAGAACCGCGGTCACCCGCGTCTGCGCATGCGCCACGTCCCGTTCAAGGTGGACCGCGCGGCGCACGACGCGTGGCTGAAGCACATGCGGGACGCCGTGGACGAGCTGGGCCTGTCCGAGGAGCACGAGCAGACCCTGTGGAAGTACCTGACCTACGCGGCGGCCTCCATGATCAACGCTCCCGACTGATCCCCGGCCGCCTCACATTCCGGGCACCCGGCACCGATTTCCGGTCACGATCCGGTCAAGCCCGGGCACCAACCGGTTACCCCCGGCA carries:
- a CDS encoding globin, coding for MDGVTEIRRGTLQEQTFYEQVGGEETFRRLVHRFYEGVAGDPLLRPMYPEEDLGPAEERLVLFLMQYWGGPTTYSENRGHPRLRMRHVPFKVDRAAHDAWLKHMRDAVDELGLSEEHEQTLWKYLTYAAASMINAPD
- a CDS encoding methyltransferase domain-containing protein, yielding MGGQEPDTRDGLAASARAGLVREIDASGAFDADPVWREAFAAVPRHLFVPYYYVGVVGGYERRWGESPDPAARERWLRGAYEDTPLAIRLRDGELLSSSSQPSLMALMLAGLGLRDGQKVLEIGTGSGYNAALLAHRLGDDDLVTTVDLDPDITESARRHLDAAGHRPAVVTGDGARGVPARAPFDRIIATCALPSVPRAWPAQCVPGARILAPFATGLVVLTVRDAGHAEGRFLHTPAYFVPLRGASRSWQEPPDLEGLPAAARGSDLFRFLLALTAGALEPREAYGVWEREGRPQRERYGLTVDDEGDRAWLDDPAGPHVWPVPGSLSPGGS